One window from the genome of Leptospira broomii serovar Hurstbridge str. 5399 encodes:
- the omp85 gene encoding Omp85 family outer membrane protein yields MLVLLYAFESVRAEAPPPTGGCEKPTPRLNLPFPMDATKQLCKKDLDQKKEGWYPTGLPLINSDPNEGIGYGVRAYAYNNGKKSDPLFDYTPYRVRFFAQYFNTNKNAQYHQLSLDMPFIANTQWRLRADAFLTITPTTLYFGIGQDSMKNLSYHDRNQPAGNLSTNATYQDQSQNLDYWRPGGPQDPVRYGGNTYAGVPSQPGFVVTDRMYNRYQIQTPMINLSTERSYVGGTVRLVAGIKASDNIVHTFDGKFVQGHDPLLGGDPLNYGAKVPNGKTRLTQDQEAGKILGFGGGFVNTVRIGLVYDTRDFEPDPNSGVFLEGTYEKSSKAIGSDFDFQKYFAQGKFFYSPFPKVFDKLVLASRFGMGLTDGNTPFFEYRNMWGTEGVIGGLGGLRTLRGYKQDRFVGRVMGWGNLEIRWKFAEASVGSEYFAFNIVPFFDFGRVWDDEHKIGTQGYKYSEGLGLRIAWNQATIIMIDYAKSREDEQLFVNFSHVF; encoded by the coding sequence ATGCTTGTCCTTTTGTATGCCTTCGAATCCGTTCGCGCCGAAGCGCCGCCCCCGACCGGAGGTTGTGAAAAGCCGACACCTCGATTGAATCTACCCTTTCCGATGGACGCGACCAAACAGTTATGTAAAAAGGATCTGGATCAAAAAAAAGAGGGTTGGTATCCGACGGGCTTGCCTTTGATTAACTCGGATCCTAACGAAGGGATAGGTTACGGAGTTCGAGCCTATGCGTATAATAACGGGAAAAAGAGCGACCCATTATTCGACTACACTCCGTATCGAGTCCGTTTCTTCGCGCAGTATTTTAATACGAATAAGAATGCGCAATATCATCAGCTCAGTCTGGACATGCCGTTTATTGCAAATACGCAATGGAGATTGAGAGCGGATGCCTTTTTGACGATCACTCCGACCACTTTATATTTCGGAATCGGACAGGATTCCATGAAAAATCTAAGTTATCATGATCGAAATCAACCTGCGGGAAACTTGAGCACGAACGCAACGTATCAGGATCAGTCTCAGAATTTAGATTACTGGCGTCCCGGAGGTCCTCAGGATCCGGTCCGTTACGGGGGTAATACGTATGCTGGAGTTCCTAGTCAACCGGGCTTCGTAGTAACCGATCGAATGTACAATCGCTACCAGATTCAAACACCTATGATTAACTTGAGTACCGAACGATCCTATGTGGGAGGAACCGTTCGTTTAGTCGCTGGAATCAAGGCTTCCGATAATATCGTTCATACTTTCGACGGTAAGTTCGTCCAAGGCCATGACCCTTTGCTCGGCGGGGATCCTTTGAACTACGGGGCCAAAGTTCCGAATGGTAAAACTAGGCTCACTCAAGATCAAGAAGCTGGAAAGATTCTGGGATTCGGGGGCGGCTTTGTAAACACGGTCAGAATCGGATTAGTCTATGATACTCGCGATTTTGAGCCCGATCCGAACAGCGGAGTTTTTCTGGAAGGAACCTACGAAAAATCCAGCAAGGCGATCGGTTCGGATTTCGATTTCCAAAAGTATTTCGCGCAGGGTAAGTTCTTTTACAGTCCGTTTCCGAAGGTTTTCGATAAGCTCGTTCTCGCCAGCCGCTTCGGCATGGGATTGACGGACGGTAATACTCCATTTTTTGAATATAGGAACATGTGGGGAACGGAAGGAGTCATCGGAGGCTTGGGAGGTTTACGGACATTACGCGGATACAAACAGGATCGATTTGTCGGTAGAGTGATGGGTTGGGGGAACTTGGAAATTCGTTGGAAATTCGCGGAAGCCTCCGTCGGAAGCGAATACTTTGCGTTTAATATCGTTCCCTTTTTCGATTTTGGACGAGTTTGGGATGACGAGCATAAGATCGGAACTCAAGGGTATAAGTATTCCGAAGGCTTAGGCTTACGTATTGCTTGGAATCAGGCTACGATTATCATGATCGATTATGCAAAATCAAGAGAAGACGAACAGCTTTTTGTGAACTTTAGCCATGTCTTTTAA
- the lsa25 gene encoding surface adhesin Lsa25, translating to MKNQLTIFFSSILQCYFVLSVSFFAIANCEQKKDKETQGFLNEDANVLLAGALFFSTYRSNGDGTITDSSIGLTWKICSQGQTYVATSGGYSCEGASLINNGWGAVQLQYCNLNNDACNAVSLPKALVPVSQIGVAGSSEAYNSCSGDRTGGYSNWRVASYTELKLLSSSSRAEMLMKFPDTIEDLYWSAWANEQDPSNQTARAVSFARDKFGTDNASNKTNRYFVRCVRP from the coding sequence ATGAAGAACCAGTTAACCATTTTCTTTTCATCGATCCTTCAATGTTACTTCGTTCTTTCGGTTTCGTTTTTTGCAATTGCAAACTGCGAGCAAAAAAAGGATAAGGAGACTCAAGGTTTCCTGAATGAAGACGCAAACGTATTGTTGGCCGGTGCGTTATTCTTCAGCACGTATCGATCTAATGGGGACGGAACGATCACAGATTCGTCTATCGGGCTGACTTGGAAAATTTGCTCTCAGGGACAAACCTATGTTGCCACGTCCGGCGGCTATAGCTGCGAAGGCGCCAGTCTTATAAACAACGGCTGGGGAGCCGTTCAATTACAGTACTGTAATCTAAACAACGATGCCTGTAACGCGGTAAGTTTACCGAAAGCGCTAGTTCCGGTTTCTCAGATCGGGGTGGCCGGAAGCTCGGAGGCTTATAATAGTTGTTCGGGAGATAGGACCGGGGGGTATTCGAATTGGCGAGTGGCGAGCTATACTGAATTAAAATTGCTAAGTTCTTCAAGTCGCGCGGAGATGCTGATGAAATTTCCCGACACGATAGAAGATCTGTATTGGAGCGCCTGGGCCAACGAACAGGATCCCTCCAATCAAACTGCCAGAGCCGTTTCGTTTGCGAGAGATAAGTTCGGAACGGACAACGCGTCGAACAAGACCAATCGTTATTTTGTTCGCTGCGTTCGCCCTTAG
- a CDS encoding lysophospholipid acyltransferase family protein: MSPFKFLESRLGRFSKEYQKLVLRTYLITVRLVLTTALPSMIKGIYYSLIGNRSRQYISFLKGSALWGEAVRKMTKTKLVLTNEIAIPQTGHMIFLNHVNEIDFPYDCLVVNKPYLANQVIKKTLVAYWWMKAMGSQVFETSKATTIAVSVRKLLKGLNTTSYIVYPEGHNTYSEVIQPLVKGMVKIAFENRIPVVLVLKSGITRYQTDPMNVTVGYKYVGRFEPTGFATWEAFREFLQEVMIKEKALLDQEIGTRREPEPVKSK, from the coding sequence ATGAGTCCATTCAAGTTTTTGGAAAGTCGACTGGGTAGATTCTCAAAGGAATACCAGAAACTCGTTTTAAGAACCTATCTGATTACCGTCCGATTGGTATTAACGACCGCTTTACCTTCCATGATTAAAGGAATTTATTATTCGCTGATCGGGAATCGTTCCAGGCAATATATCTCGTTTCTAAAAGGGTCGGCGCTTTGGGGCGAGGCCGTACGTAAGATGACGAAAACCAAACTAGTTCTTACTAACGAGATTGCGATTCCGCAAACGGGTCATATGATTTTTTTAAATCATGTGAACGAGATCGATTTCCCGTACGATTGCCTCGTGGTGAATAAACCGTATCTTGCGAATCAAGTCATTAAGAAAACTTTAGTAGCTTATTGGTGGATGAAAGCCATGGGGTCTCAGGTATTCGAGACGTCTAAGGCGACTACGATTGCAGTTTCCGTTCGGAAGTTACTTAAAGGTTTAAATACGACCTCGTACATCGTCTATCCGGAAGGTCATAATACTTATTCGGAAGTGATTCAACCCTTAGTGAAGGGAATGGTCAAGATCGCTTTCGAAAATCGAATTCCGGTCGTTTTAGTTCTCAAATCCGGGATCACCCGCTATCAAACGGATCCAATGAACGTTACAGTCGGTTATAAGTATGTCGGGAGATTCGAACCGACAGGTTTTGCGACCTGGGAAGCATTTAGAGAATTCTTGCAAGAAGTCATGATTAAGGAGAAGGCCCTTCTGGACCAAGAGATCGGAACTCGAAGGGAACCGGAACCGGTAAAGTCAAAGTGA
- a CDS encoding S41 family peptidase, which produces MKSLRSLSFSFVSVVLCTSIFFCEPSSGHSKTTADFTLKDFDSVVKTVDRSYIDKNIDKNRAYKDAAIFALFALPHALYLYPESYFKDREKYEEPDDIFPGKTFKLSSEDKFVVFDPDYKEVEKIRDRKLKEEANKPKLSGEEVIKLVEREKVRKAVLSAKWEQTNFSKKDFDRVLAFTEKNLQNYTTPPLKDPFGTEETKDKEPFSIKDVYLAAANGYLSSLDPHSQVFLKAVWEESMAKIEDGSFEGIGAILSGGGNKEVVVENPLEGRPAVNAGVRAGDVILAVDGKSVKGMILDKVVERIKGKKGSTVSLTIRRKGTSGTLNIDVVRDTIEIKNIASKLIEGHNQIGYIKLTGFVKSDPSVDKEFVLHFKDLEKQAQAKGTKLKALVLDLRNNPGGYLDLAIDLADMFITNGLIVSVKSPNRSPEDSNAKNRDLTDLPVAVLINAKSASASEIVASALKHHGRGLILGERSFGKATVQKLQELPGNGAYYIKLTQSRYYAPSGNTIQVVGVKPDVEVSAEEDGTFPFHYREENMWNHLPELPSAAEEKSHFDVKKLETWVKTNGKAEKFIQEHKNDPIKPDYQLIRSIDYVEALINTGANKRK; this is translated from the coding sequence TTGAAAAGCCTGAGATCACTCTCTTTCTCCTTCGTCTCCGTCGTATTATGTACGAGTATCTTCTTTTGCGAGCCTTCCTCTGGACACTCCAAGACTACCGCGGATTTCACTCTTAAAGATTTTGACAGTGTAGTCAAGACCGTTGATCGAAGTTATATCGATAAAAACATCGATAAAAATCGCGCATATAAGGACGCAGCGATCTTCGCGCTGTTTGCGCTCCCACATGCATTATATCTTTATCCCGAAAGTTATTTTAAGGATCGTGAAAAATACGAGGAGCCGGATGATATTTTTCCCGGCAAAACGTTTAAATTATCTTCCGAAGACAAGTTTGTCGTTTTCGATCCGGACTACAAAGAGGTCGAAAAAATCAGAGATCGAAAGTTGAAAGAAGAGGCAAATAAGCCGAAACTTTCCGGTGAAGAAGTTATAAAACTAGTAGAACGCGAAAAAGTAAGAAAAGCCGTTTTGTCCGCAAAATGGGAGCAAACGAATTTCTCGAAAAAAGACTTCGATCGCGTTCTAGCATTCACTGAAAAGAATCTTCAAAATTATACGACTCCCCCTTTAAAGGATCCGTTCGGAACGGAAGAAACTAAAGATAAGGAACCTTTTTCCATCAAAGACGTATACTTAGCCGCTGCTAACGGATATTTATCTTCTCTCGATCCGCATAGCCAAGTATTTCTAAAAGCCGTTTGGGAAGAATCCATGGCGAAGATAGAAGATGGAAGCTTCGAAGGGATCGGTGCAATCTTAAGTGGGGGCGGAAATAAGGAAGTCGTGGTGGAAAACCCCCTCGAGGGTAGACCCGCCGTTAACGCAGGTGTCCGTGCAGGCGACGTGATCCTAGCGGTGGACGGAAAATCGGTAAAAGGAATGATCCTTGATAAGGTTGTCGAACGAATCAAGGGAAAGAAAGGCTCCACCGTTAGCTTGACGATTCGACGCAAGGGAACCTCCGGCACGTTGAATATTGACGTCGTACGAGATACTATCGAAATTAAGAATATTGCAAGTAAATTGATCGAAGGCCATAATCAGATCGGTTATATTAAATTAACGGGCTTTGTTAAGTCTGATCCTTCGGTAGACAAGGAATTTGTACTTCATTTTAAAGATCTGGAAAAGCAAGCCCAAGCAAAGGGAACTAAATTAAAAGCTTTGGTTCTGGATCTCAGAAACAATCCCGGAGGATATTTGGATCTAGCTATCGACTTAGCGGACATGTTCATTACCAACGGGCTCATCGTATCCGTTAAGAGTCCGAACCGCAGCCCGGAAGACTCAAACGCAAAAAATAGGGACTTAACGGATCTTCCGGTTGCAGTATTGATTAACGCCAAGTCCGCCTCCGCTTCCGAGATCGTCGCATCAGCTTTGAAACACCATGGACGAGGATTGATTTTAGGCGAACGTTCTTTCGGAAAGGCTACAGTTCAAAAGCTGCAGGAATTACCGGGTAACGGAGCCTATTACATAAAGTTAACGCAGTCTAGGTATTATGCCCCTTCCGGAAATACGATTCAGGTTGTCGGAGTAAAACCGGACGTAGAGGTTTCTGCGGAAGAAGACGGAACTTTTCCGTTCCATTACCGTGAGGAAAATATGTGGAACCACCTTCCGGAATTACCCTCCGCCGCGGAAGAAAAGAGCCACTTCGACGTGAAAAAATTGGAAACTTGGGTCAAGACAAACGGCAAGGCCGAAAAGTTCATTCAGGAACATAAGAATGACCCGATCAAACCGGATTACCAATTGATTCGATCCATCGATTACGTCGAAGCTCTCATTAATACCGGAGCCAACAAACGTAAGTAA
- a CDS encoding acetyl-CoA carboxylase biotin carboxyl carrier protein subunit: protein MSNLYRLRWKETEYLLDLGESSSSARVFDPESGWETLLSHYSWTSEKDGTFSLPDGSVALISGAKIFIHTRGRSFQFLLKGKETSGVDAAQKEIKSPMPGKLIKVEVKPGDSVKKGQILAVVEAMKMEHALKAGADAEVQELKASTGELVAQDQIILILNS from the coding sequence ATGAGTAACTTATATAGATTACGCTGGAAGGAAACGGAGTATCTTCTCGATTTGGGAGAGTCTTCGTCTTCCGCAAGAGTGTTCGATCCCGAATCCGGCTGGGAGACCTTGCTTTCCCATTATTCTTGGACAAGCGAAAAGGATGGGACTTTTTCGCTTCCTGACGGTTCTGTCGCGTTGATTTCCGGCGCGAAAATTTTCATCCATACTAGAGGACGTAGTTTTCAGTTTCTCTTGAAAGGAAAAGAAACTAGCGGAGTTGATGCTGCACAAAAAGAAATTAAAAGCCCGATGCCTGGAAAGCTCATTAAAGTCGAAGTAAAGCCGGGTGATTCAGTAAAGAAGGGTCAGATACTTGCTGTAGTCGAGGCAATGAAAATGGAACATGCTTTAAAGGCAGGCGCGGACGCAGAGGTCCAAGAATTGAAAGCTTCGACCGGCGAGCTTGTAGCCCAGGATCAGATAATTTTAATACTGAATTCATAA
- the nadB gene encoding L-aspartate oxidase has protein sequence MPRIRTDFLIIGTGITGLFQALKLSPFGDVTIITKKSDYESNTNYAQGGIASVFAEGDKFEDHVRDTLESGAGLCDPEAVHILVKEGPALVRELLEYGVPFNLDAQGGFDLHREGGHGTNRIVHAHDRTGREIEKTLLENVKQNPKIRILEYHTLVDLITPHHLKKKGLICFGAYVLSNHTGEVIPILAKRTVLASGGAGQVYSHTTNPKIATGDGVACAYRAGAVIKNMEFYQFHPTSLYHEKGDSFLISEAVRGKGAILLTMDGEPFMKKYHPMADLATRDIVARAIDAEMKRSGDPHVWLDISHKPAGEIKAAFPSIYEKCMELGIDITSQPIPVVPAAHFMCGGVATDLNGKTNIENLYAAGEVACTGVHGGNRLASNSLLECLVFSNRIAQDVKRNHPTFLPEHDQIPSWNKEGLVNTEEWVLISHDLLEIKNTMSNYVGIVRSNLRLERALRRMDLIFSEVRDYYKRTIITAPLLELRNLVLVGELIIRAALSRKESRGLHYSTDYPENRAPSRHDTILRDDTVLRE, from the coding sequence ATGCCTAGAATTCGTACCGATTTCCTTATCATCGGGACCGGGATTACCGGACTATTTCAAGCTCTCAAGCTTTCCCCCTTTGGAGACGTAACGATCATCACCAAAAAATCCGACTATGAATCCAACACAAACTATGCGCAGGGCGGAATCGCCTCCGTTTTTGCGGAAGGCGATAAGTTCGAGGATCATGTGCGAGATACGTTGGAATCGGGAGCGGGACTTTGCGATCCGGAAGCGGTTCATATTCTTGTCAAGGAAGGTCCGGCTCTCGTCCGCGAATTACTAGAATACGGTGTCCCATTTAACTTGGATGCTCAAGGCGGCTTCGATCTACATCGCGAAGGCGGACACGGAACAAATCGAATCGTCCACGCTCACGATCGAACCGGACGGGAAATAGAAAAAACTCTATTAGAAAACGTTAAACAAAACCCGAAAATACGAATTTTAGAATACCATACATTGGTGGATTTGATCACACCCCATCATCTCAAGAAAAAAGGGCTTATCTGTTTCGGGGCGTATGTTCTTTCCAATCACACAGGAGAAGTGATTCCGATTCTTGCAAAGCGAACCGTTCTCGCAAGCGGAGGAGCCGGGCAAGTTTATTCTCATACTACGAATCCCAAAATTGCGACGGGTGACGGTGTTGCATGCGCTTATCGTGCAGGCGCCGTAATTAAGAATATGGAATTCTACCAGTTCCACCCTACTTCGCTTTATCACGAGAAAGGCGATTCTTTTCTTATTTCGGAGGCGGTTCGCGGAAAGGGCGCCATTTTGCTGACCATGGACGGCGAACCGTTTATGAAAAAATATCACCCGATGGCCGACTTGGCGACTCGCGATATAGTGGCGAGAGCGATCGACGCGGAAATGAAACGGTCGGGCGATCCCCATGTCTGGCTGGATATTTCCCACAAACCTGCCGGGGAAATCAAGGCAGCCTTCCCTTCCATTTACGAAAAATGTATGGAATTAGGAATCGATATCACTTCCCAACCGATTCCTGTTGTCCCTGCCGCGCATTTTATGTGCGGCGGAGTCGCAACCGATCTGAACGGAAAAACGAATATCGAGAATTTATACGCCGCAGGCGAAGTGGCCTGCACAGGAGTTCATGGGGGGAATCGCTTAGCATCCAACAGTTTATTGGAATGCCTCGTCTTTTCGAATCGAATTGCGCAAGACGTGAAGCGAAATCACCCGACATTTCTGCCTGAACACGATCAAATTCCCTCTTGGAATAAGGAAGGGTTGGTAAACACCGAAGAATGGGTCTTGATTTCCCATGATTTATTAGAAATTAAGAATACGATGTCGAATTACGTCGGAATAGTCCGATCCAACCTTCGTCTGGAAAGAGCTCTCAGAAGAATGGATTTGATATTCTCGGAAGTCCGAGACTATTACAAGCGGACGATTATTACTGCGCCTTTACTGGAATTAAGAAACTTGGTTTTAGTCGGAGAGTTGATTATTAGAGCCGCGCTTTCTCGAAAAGAAAGTCGAGGACTACACTATTCCACGGATTATCCTGAAAATCGCGCTCCTTCCCGTCATGACACTATACTGCGGGACGATACGGTTCTACGGGAATAA
- the omp85 gene encoding Omp85 family outer membrane protein encodes MKNFLVCLALIGLITFGFAEPISAQNIIGGCEKPEARKDLPFPISQQRQLCKKDLIKKKEGWFPTGLPLLNSDPNSGVGYGVRIFAYNNGKRDDPFFEYTPYKFRIYAQYFNTTKNRQYQDIAFDAPYVFGTQWRLRGEGVYDANPNTLFFGVGESSLQNLSSHDRNQPGSQLDTNQTFTQQQQNLAYTRPGGPGDPVALGGGTYSGLPAQNGFRVSDGQYNRYNIISPTANLSAEHSYLGGTVRLVTGARFSQNIVRTFDGTQVKGNDPVLDGWPINSGGLVYNGITKLTQDQQAGKILGYHGGNVNSIRLGLVYDTRDLEPDPNQGVFMEATYERATKTMGSDYNYSKYFAQAKFFYSPFPKVFDKLVLAGRGGFSLTEGDVPFFEYRNMWGTEGVISGLGGRTTLRGYKQDRFVGRTMGWGNLEIRYKFAEFSIWGQHFAFNIVPFFDFGRIWDDEHKISTQGYKYSKGTGLRIAWNQTTIIMIDYAVSREDKQLFINFNHAF; translated from the coding sequence ATGAAGAATTTTCTCGTTTGTCTTGCTTTAATCGGACTTATCACCTTTGGATTCGCTGAACCGATATCCGCGCAGAATATCATCGGCGGATGCGAAAAGCCCGAGGCCCGTAAGGATCTCCCGTTTCCAATTAGCCAGCAGAGACAACTCTGTAAGAAGGATTTAATAAAAAAGAAGGAAGGTTGGTTTCCCACTGGGCTTCCGCTCTTAAATTCGGATCCAAACAGCGGCGTAGGATACGGTGTGCGTATCTTCGCTTACAATAACGGAAAGAGGGACGATCCATTTTTCGAATACACGCCGTATAAGTTTCGCATCTATGCTCAATACTTTAACACGACCAAAAATCGACAATACCAGGATATCGCATTCGACGCGCCGTACGTTTTTGGAACTCAGTGGAGGTTAAGAGGAGAAGGCGTATATGATGCAAACCCGAATACCTTATTCTTCGGCGTTGGGGAATCCTCTCTTCAAAATTTAAGCTCTCATGATCGAAACCAACCCGGTTCGCAATTGGATACGAACCAAACATTCACTCAGCAGCAACAGAATCTTGCCTATACTCGACCGGGAGGTCCCGGCGATCCTGTTGCTTTAGGTGGAGGAACTTACAGTGGTCTACCTGCGCAGAATGGATTTAGAGTTTCCGACGGGCAATACAATCGATACAATATTATTTCGCCGACGGCGAACTTAAGCGCGGAGCATTCTTACTTAGGCGGAACGGTTAGGCTTGTTACGGGAGCTAGGTTTTCGCAGAACATCGTTCGCACATTTGACGGCACACAGGTTAAAGGGAACGACCCTGTTTTGGACGGATGGCCTATCAATTCGGGCGGGTTGGTCTATAATGGTATAACAAAACTGACGCAAGATCAGCAAGCGGGTAAGATTTTAGGGTACCATGGCGGAAATGTGAATTCCATTCGTTTGGGTTTGGTATATGATACTCGCGATTTGGAACCGGATCCGAATCAAGGCGTTTTCATGGAGGCAACCTATGAAAGAGCGACTAAAACGATGGGATCCGATTACAATTATTCGAAATATTTCGCTCAGGCTAAATTCTTCTACAGCCCGTTCCCGAAAGTTTTTGATAAACTCGTACTGGCCGGTCGTGGAGGTTTCTCGCTTACGGAAGGAGACGTTCCCTTTTTCGAATATAGAAATATGTGGGGAACGGAAGGTGTGATTTCGGGTCTTGGGGGCCGCACAACTCTTCGCGGTTATAAACAAGATCGATTTGTCGGTCGTACGATGGGCTGGGGAAACTTAGAAATTCGGTATAAATTCGCGGAATTTTCCATATGGGGGCAGCACTTCGCCTTCAATATTGTTCCATTCTTCGACTTCGGTCGTATTTGGGACGACGAACATAAGATCAGCACCCAGGGGTATAAATATTCTAAGGGAACGGGACTTCGGATTGCTTGGAATCAAACTACGATTATCATGATCGACTACGCAGTTTCTCGAGAAGATAAGCAGCTTTTTATAAACTTTAATCATGCATTTTAA
- a CDS encoding acetyl-CoA carboxylase biotin carboxylase subunit, with product MIHTLLIANRGEISLRIQRTCKRLGIKTVAVFSDADENSPFVRQADLAYHLGASEPSKSYLSIQSVLKAVKETGANAVHPGYGFLSERTEFALALAKEGILFLGPRPESVDLMGDKIRSREAMVLAGIPVVPGYNGSSQDPKLLLSEAKKIGFPVMIKASAGGGGKGMKRVYSESEFLHSLESAQREAKNAFGDARVFLEKYITNPRHIEVQVFGDSKGNVLHLFERECSIQRRHQKVIEESPAPNLDRNLRDKICEVAVKAAASIGYLGAGTVEFILGEDGNFYFLEMNTRLQVEHPITEIVTGYDLVEWQIRIAEGKTLPELLNGAKPNQTGHAIEARVYAEDPENEFLPSIGKIEFASFPEGQNIRVDSGVVTGSEVSLYYDPMLAKVIGSGKSREEARKNLINALESTIVFGPTTNVPYLKGILIHPEFANGHTHTHFLEQYSISVGENGEEKDALAKVASLLAARRKKAPSIWEALGPKDLWEVNS from the coding sequence GTGATCCACACATTGCTCATTGCGAACCGGGGTGAGATTTCTCTTCGGATCCAAAGAACTTGCAAACGACTCGGAATTAAGACTGTCGCAGTTTTTTCCGATGCCGATGAAAATTCTCCGTTCGTTCGACAAGCCGATCTTGCCTATCATCTAGGCGCTTCAGAGCCCTCAAAATCGTATCTCTCAATCCAATCGGTCTTAAAGGCAGTCAAGGAAACCGGCGCGAATGCGGTGCATCCGGGGTACGGGTTTTTATCGGAACGTACCGAGTTCGCGCTCGCGCTCGCTAAGGAAGGAATTTTATTTTTAGGTCCTCGGCCCGAGAGCGTGGATTTAATGGGAGATAAGATTCGTTCCAGGGAAGCGATGGTGCTTGCGGGAATTCCGGTCGTTCCGGGATATAACGGAAGTTCGCAGGATCCGAAATTATTGTTAAGCGAAGCTAAAAAAATCGGGTTTCCGGTGATGATTAAGGCGAGCGCCGGCGGCGGCGGAAAAGGGATGAAGAGAGTGTATTCCGAATCGGAATTTTTACATTCTCTCGAATCCGCTCAGAGAGAGGCGAAGAACGCCTTCGGGGATGCCCGAGTATTTTTGGAAAAATACATAACCAATCCGCGTCATATAGAAGTGCAGGTTTTCGGGGATTCTAAGGGCAACGTCCTCCATCTGTTCGAAAGGGAATGTTCCATCCAGCGCAGACACCAGAAAGTCATCGAGGAATCACCGGCACCGAATTTGGATCGGAATTTACGGGATAAGATCTGCGAGGTCGCCGTTAAAGCGGCGGCATCTATCGGTTATCTCGGCGCAGGTACGGTCGAGTTCATCCTCGGTGAAGATGGAAATTTTTATTTTCTGGAAATGAACACTCGACTTCAGGTTGAACACCCGATTACCGAGATCGTAACCGGGTACGACCTAGTCGAGTGGCAGATACGAATCGCCGAAGGAAAAACCTTACCCGAACTCTTAAACGGTGCAAAACCGAATCAGACCGGGCATGCCATCGAAGCCAGGGTCTACGCGGAAGACCCGGAAAATGAATTTCTTCCGTCGATCGGAAAGATCGAATTCGCTTCATTTCCGGAAGGACAAAATATTCGCGTGGATAGCGGGGTTGTTACCGGTTCGGAAGTATCCTTATATTACGATCCTATGTTGGCTAAAGTAATCGGATCGGGTAAGAGTAGGGAAGAAGCCCGAAAAAATCTGATCAATGCGCTTGAAAGTACGATAGTGTTCGGGCCTACTACGAATGTTCCGTATCTGAAAGGGATTTTGATTCATCCTGAATTCGCAAACGGACATACCCATACTCATTTTCTGGAACAATACTCGATATCCGTCGGCGAGAACGGGGAAGAGAAAGATGCTTTAGCAAAAGTCGCCTCCTTGCTTGCCGCTCGAAGAAAAAAAGCCCCATCCATCTGGGAAGCGTTGGGTCCGAAGGATTTATGGGAAGTGAATTCATGA